gaggagatcctCAGTGATGGACATCGGAGCTGACAGGAGGAGTAGCACCAGGggaagcgaggggggggggggggggggtgctttaaCCAGGAATgactctgaaacacacacagtccccaaacacacacacacacacacacacacacacacacacacacacacagagagaggaagCATGTATCCGCCGGGTCAGAGCtaatcctgctgtgtgtgtgtgtgtgtgtgtgtgtgtgtgtgaccacaggGAGCCGCGAGGTTGAACACGCTACCAGAACTCCAGCTCGTCTATTATTGTAACTGCTGAGGCAGCtatataatatattcaataaTACTATACGTTAGCCATATAAACTGTGCTGACAGACCGTCACAGCTTCATCCAATCACGTTCCTGTCCCGCCAGGCGCCCTcgattacgtcttcgcgtagaagTATTATCTCCCGGATTAGTCACAGTTTTAagctctttttaaaaaacacaagctcAGCAACTACTTGGGGTTAATAAAACGTTGGATTTAAAATGTCTACAAATGTAAAGGAAAAGTATTTGCCTCAATAAATGAACTCGCCACGTTCCTAATACACCTAATAAACCTGTACATCGAGAcgaccaccccccacccctcccgaGCGGCCTTGTGCGGAGTGAGTGGACGGCGTTAATTCGCATCCAGGATTTGCTACGTTACAGCGTTCAGGGCCATGAGGAGTGTACCAGCCTGCTGTGGACAAACAATTTATGACCACACAAATGATGAGCAGGATTAATGGGGATCTCTGGAGTGAATGAACGTGCTGCAGAACACCAGTCTGTACTGCCACCTGGTGGCCGTGGCGTGAACTTGATGTTTTGTGTACGTTATGTTGTTTATGTCTTTGGTGTATTTGTAGCACTCTCTCCATAAAAAAACTTTAATTGGATTTTTCCTTTGACCCGCTCAAGAAATTGTGTGTAATTGATTTTCCCACCTACCCCGAGTGGGAGTTGgaacgtgtgtgtctctgcgacTGTGGCGTCCCTCTGGCGGCTCGCTGCGGTTCCACGAGCTGATTGGCCGAACTCCACGACGAGCGGATCAGTGGACCGAGTGTCTGCCACCGCTGGGCTGATCTGTGAGGAGGGGGACAAAGGTCCCATAAAGCTGCTCTGAGACCTTTACACGTCTCTGGACTGTAGGAGAGCTGCTATCTGACCAGATCACGTTAGCGCTGAACTGACCTGAATGGCCGAGGCCtttgggaggtggaggtggggtcCTCTGGGGTGGATGTCGGCTACGTGGGGCGGAGGATCCGGGGTGGACCTCCGGCTGTGTTGTTGCAGGACATTCTGGTAGGATTTGATGTCAAAGTTTGTCCTCCACATCAGCACCTACGTGATGGACCAGCACAACTTCCATGAACAACGTTCTGCAGATAAAACTGTAACCTTTAAGTCGCTAAATGTGAAACGcaatgaaaacaacaacctgACCACCAGCTCCCCCCGAGGCAAAGAGGTCACCTGCCCTGGAGAACGCTACAGTCAATACAGGgccctgaaatgaaaataaaaagttaaaaggcCGCGTTAGTCGGTGACTTTCAGTCGAATGCGTCCATGGTTTCAGTGTAAATTCTATAAATGGTTTGGACGCAGATAATAAACTCAGATGATTCTGTATTTAAAACCCAAACGCTCCGTTTGTTTTCAGGCTTGGAGTCATTAGTTAACACGTTGACTCGTTACAGTAAAATACCACCGGACTCCATTGCTGCAATGCATTGACCACAGTCACAGATCTCTGTTGCTGAAGAGTAAAGTCAAAGAGCTGGTCTGTGTCTCACTGAGCTGTAGCCTCACGTTGTGTCCGTGCAGCGTGTAGATGAGGCGGCCCTCCAGCAGGTCCAGGATCTTAACGGTGCCGTCACTGGAGCCACTGATCAGGTAGTTGTTGGACGGGTGGAAGGAGAAGCTGTTGATTCCCGCACTGTGGACTGATCCAAGacggacaaaagaaaaacaaagggaGCCAATAAGAAGCCGGCATTTAATCTCGGTACACTGATACTAGGCGCGGACGTTTCAGGTGGTAGTTATGGTTAGTTTTGGTTAGAGCTGCGATATGAAAACAGACCTTGATAATGCTGAATCAGCTTGTTGGTCCGTAGATCCCAGACCTTCAGGGAACTGTCGGCTCCCGAGGACGCCACGCAGGTGCCGCTCGAGTTGAAACCAACAAACGTTTCGCATCTggaagaacaaaaaggaaaaaagtcaACAGtcaacagagaaaagaaaaataatctcCTGCCAAGTAAAATTACATTTGAAGTGACTAGACCTCAATATTTATAATGAAAACAAAGCTAAGGAGAATGCCGGGACCTTCCGAGGACCTACCCGCCGTAGTACGTGAAGCAGTTGATGCAGTGTTTGGTGGACGTGTCCCACAGCCGGACGGTGCCGTCGTCTCCGCAGGACGCAATGAGACGCCCATCAGGAGAAAACCTGCAGCAACCAAAGGCAAAGAAACGACACTCTACGACTGCTCAGATAGATGGAAAATCTGCAaagggggatgaggggggggggggggggctgtgggcaCCTGGCGCAGCGCACCCAGTTGGTGTGTTGGGCGAGGGAGCAGACGAATCTCTGCTGGTGGACGCTCCACACTTTGACCGACTTGTCGTCGGACGCCGTCGCCAGTCTGAGGCCGTCGGGGGAGAAGGCGACGCTGCGCACGGCGGCCGTGTGCGCCTTGAACGCCGTGGACGCCCCTTTCCTGTGAGACACGGGGACACACCCTGTGAAACCTCCCGTGGCGCCTCGGCTCTCATGGTTTGTGTTGTTACGGCCAACGTAGCCGAGGGGGACACGTGCTCCTGACTcaaagcagagaaaaggagaaacccGCGCCTACGTGGAAGGCGTCCACAGCCGGACCGTTCTGTCTTTGGAGGAAGTAGCTACGAGGTCACCGGAGGGGGAGAACTGCACGCCAGTGATGACGTCTTGGTGGCCCACGTAGCGGAAGGCCCTCGCCTTTGGAGCCAGATTCCAGATCATCAGGCTCTTGTCCACTGACCCGGAGGCTACAGGGacacgggggaaaaaaagagcactGGTAAGACTTCCACACTGAACCTGAATTCCTGATATCTTAAAGCAGCTGTTACAGAGAATAAAGTGGGCTCAGGTTGTACTGTTAACAGGTTAAGTGTGTCTCATAGGAAAGAAGAGGCCCATCCTGGTGGAAAAAGCTAATAGGTCATCACCAAAGATCTGACACAGAATATTTTACTCAACACAATTGCTTCTTGTGAGCCAAAAGTGTGACATGTGATTACAAGGCAAACATCTGCTGCCAAATAGCATCCGCGAATGTGTAAACCGTGTTTATTACCCAGCTGCTTGGAGTTTGGATTGAAGTCGACACAGGTGACGGCATCCTTGTGTTCCTTGAAGTGTCTCTCCAGAGCTGGATCCTCCTGCGAAAGATGAGGCACAATCAAGTCAGGGGACGGTCTGCATTTCCTCTGCAGTTTACAGGAGTGGTTCTTTTGTCCAAATCGTTTTGCATTGTGTGAGGGACAGAACTGTAACAAGGGGGTTGCTCATGAtgctgggggggtggagggctgGGCAAGGAGTCCCTATGGGGTGACGTCACTGCTCGGTTGCGTTTGGTAAACGCTTTAAAGAGACATTAAAACGAGCAACACCTTAAAGGATAAGAAAAAGCAGTGCAAGAAGCTAAGTGTAATATGTTTGTAACGTTAGTTAGTAGCGAGGACCAAAAGGTGTGTTAGACTCAGGAGAATCCTCTTAGCGGAGTCGCTGCTAGCTCGGAGAAACGTGCCGACTCCGCGGCGTCTAAGTTAGCACAAGTGTGTGCTGTCGAAGTGACACACAAGCACGCTTGATATCATTTAACGAAGTATTAAGCCAATACACTTACCATAACAGACGACATGGCGGGCATTGGACAGTTGACGTTGTCAGGGAGAGAGTTCAACCGTCCCGCCGCTCCGCAGTGTTACTGCCATGACGAACAGAGCGCCTTCTGCAACCGCCTCAGACCTGACCAGTCAAACCCAGAGAACACGGCACTCTGCTCGATAGTCCTTTGGCGACGGTATTTTCCATTCCGAGTTAATAAAACGTTCTCAAGCGTGGGTTGTGTATGCATAAGACGCTAAATAGACACCCGCTGCATCTATAGTTACAGTTAGCGGTGAATAACCGGGTTCCCTGTGACTTGATATTGTAGCAACCGGGGAGAGTGGTGGTGCATTCGCGAAACTTGTAGATAATACAATCTGATATGAGCAATCCACTCACGATTAAAATACAGCATTCAAGTTGAAAGCATTGCAAATTCATTGAGAAATTATCAGTCCCCATTAGCTGAAATTGTCCGCTAACGGGGACTGACAGTTATCAAATGTATGAGAACATGAGACAGTGAACACGTCCCGGGCGCTGCCAACCAACCAAAGGACCTACTAAAACGAATGTCACCGAAAAACGGAGCGGTTGTTTCCATGCGACATTTAAGGCGCCATGGCATTAGGGTGGAGCGTCTATCGCTGCTAAGCAACTAGATGCCATGTCATATGATGCTCCGTGGGAGACCGGGCACAGTATCAGCTCCTCTGATTGGCCCGTGGAACAGCAGTGACAAATCATCAGGGAGATTGTTAACAGTTGATGTTTGGTATTATGGTTTGAAAAGATGTCGCTCAATCGGAGTATCGGCAGTGCGGAGGTAATGCTCGTTAAATTACAGCGTCTCTCGTATTATTCCCCCGCTAACTGGTGGTATTACCCGATCGATACTACCACATAACATTAGCTGTAAACATACAGCGTGAACCAACAGAGTTAGCTACCCTAGCatgctagctagttagctgtGGTTGGTGTTTAGTTACCATATCAACGGCAGCAAAACTAACGACGTCTGCTAAATTAATGTAACGTTAGCTCCTACTAAGATCCTGACATAACCACCAATTTTGTTGTCCTTTCCTTCCagtacatgaaaaaaaagataccGAAAAACGAAAAGTATCAACATGTCAAAACCAGGCTGGACACAGGTATCCTGTCCATTAAATGAACACACGTTACTACTGTGCGATAAGCTAGTGTCACCTCTTTATGACTAAAATGATCTATAAATGCCTTATTTTAATTTACTCTCCTTTTTTATACAACAGGATGCAGCCTTACAAAATATCTGGAAAAAATcgagaatataaaaaaaagtgagtaACGTTAAATATTTTGTCAAGGAATACCAGCGAGTAATTTAATTCGATCATGTTTTATCTTTCTACATACCTTTGTTTGGTCCATTCATACTTCTCagatgtttttatgtgttttttgtctGACGTGCTGTCAAATCTGACAGCTAGGGAAAAAGGTGTTCCATTGTGGGGGGTTTTTGCCATGTGATTAAGAATGAAACCGTCTGCATAAAGATGGCTGCATTATTTTTTAAGTCTGACATTATAAAACCATTTCCAAGTCTTCAAACTTGAACTGCTGTGCCAGAGATTAATAGTGTGTGTCCCGCTGATATAAACATCTTCAATGTCTTTTTGAAGGACAATCTAAGGACTCAATGGGCGTTGTATGACACATAGTAGATCTGATGTTTTAGGAATAGTCACAACACTACTGTTGGTGGAAGGATGGAGATAAAACatacctttttatttatagGGAATACAAGCCAAAAAGTGTCGGGTTTAAATGCAGGTAGAACTAAACCTTCCCGCTGCCATGAAGGCTTTGAGGCTCCCTTCCTCCTGTAACTACCTAGATTCAAGCatccctccaacccccccgcccctatTGTCAGATTACAGGTATCGAAAAGATGAAATCTTCAAGCGGTTGAAGGTATCAACATTTGCACAATTGGTGAGCAGTGATGCACTTGTTTCCTTGTAATAACATGTAGTCAAATATGTATGTGTCATATAACTAAGTTATTTCTGTGGACTGTATATCAGACTGTATTGTAGTGATTCATAATTGATATACTACTTGGTTGAACACTTAGACCTTCCTTTAGAGACTCCAGGACGCcgttctctttcctctcttccttccgATTTCTCTGCAGTTTTTCTTCCCGCTATGCGCATCTTCGAGTTCAGAACTTGTTTGTTTCACACCAGGTGCTTCAGGTAGCCTCCGTATCGGAGCTGAATGATAGCGAGATTGACGGCGAGTCACACAGGACAGAAGGTAACCAGCCGAATGAGGACTTTGCAATGTCGCTGGTTCTGGATATCCTGTAAATGTTTAGTACGGTAATCGGATCCCTGTTGTTTTTGCAGACTGTCTGTCCGTGGCGTCTGACGTCGACCTGGAGTGCCTGTCTGAACGCACCAACGGCTCCCCACAGgcctcacctcctccagctccccagCAGGCAAGAGATGCCGGGGAAATCTGCCACTCTGCCAG
The DNA window shown above is from Gasterosteus aculeatus chromosome X, fGasAcu3.hap1.1, whole genome shotgun sequence and carries:
- the poc1b gene encoding POC1 centriolar protein homolog B isoform X2, translating into MPAMSSVMEDPALERHFKEHKDAVTCVDFNPNSKQLASGSVDKSLMIWNLAPKARAFRYVGHQDVITGVQFSPSGDLVATSSKDRTVRLWTPSTKGASTAFKAHTAAVRSVAFSPDGLRLATASDDKSVKVWSVHQQRFVCSLAQHTNWVRCARFSPDGRLIASCGDDGTVRLWDTSTKHCINCFTYYGGCETFVGFNSSGTCVASSGADSSLKVWDLRTNKLIQHYQVHSAGINSFSFHPSNNYLISGSSDGTVKILDLLEGRLIYTLHGHNGPVLTVAFSRAGDLFASGGAGGQVLMWRTNFDIKSYQNVLQQHSRRSTPDPPPHVADIHPRGPHLHLPKASAIQISPAVADTRSTDPLVVEFGQSARGTAASRQRDATVAETHTFQLPLGMADDRPLVSVSSSPTVEHARRSRAPREDGCRRKVPEGQRSLLGARREEEEGERRRREARPTHWRFSPVIHRVWTPPCSTLFNSWIFSRRLFTCWRSVSPSLRTS
- the poc1b gene encoding POC1 centriolar protein homolog B isoform X1 — its product is MPAMSSVMEDPALERHFKEHKDAVTCVDFNPNSKQLASGSVDKSLMIWNLAPKARAFRYVGHQDVITGVQFSPSGDLVATSSKDRTVRLWTPSTKGASTAFKAHTAAVRSVAFSPDGLRLATASDDKSVKVWSVHQQRFVCSLAQHTNWVRCARFSPDGRLIASCGDDGTVRLWDTSTKHCINCFTYYGGCETFVGFNSSGTCVASSGADSSLKVWDLRTNKLIQHYQVHSAGINSFSFHPSNNYLISGSSDGTVKILDLLEGRLIYTLHGHNGPVLTVAFSRAGDLFASGGAGGQVLMWRTNFDIKSYQNVLQQHSRRSTPDPPPHVADIHPRGPHLHLPKASAIQISPAVADTRSTDPLVVEFGQSARGTAASRQRDATVAETHTFQLPLGLPNGGTRSTLTRPAGGWMQEESTRGAAEPAWSQTGGRGRREEEERGPTHPLEVLSGHPSGLDSTLQHIVQQLDILTQTVYVLEERLTLTEDKLKGFLLNQSQVLRDVQQSGGRRRTQSEGTGGAPDSYAPTHAD